The Deltaproteobacteria bacterium DNA window GACGTCCACCTGTGTCGCGTAGCCGACGTGACCAAACCGCCCGGGGCGCCGTCCGGACAGGTGGAGCTGCGACGCTGGGAGCGGGTGCGGGTCAGCCCTCGCTCAAGTCCCCGAGGCGCTTGCCCCTGAGCGCCCGGGCCCGCGCCTGCTCGACCACCTCCGCCGGCACGGGGTCCGACTTCGCCAGGCCGAAGCGGAGGAGGTTGGGGAGGAAGAGGCGGAGGAAGCGCGCGGTCACCAGCATCGGATTGCGCCTGGGGACGGTCATCTCGTAGCGGCGCCTCTCGATCGCTTCGAAGATGGCGTCGGTCACGATCTCGGGCGGGTACTTCCTGCCGTGGTATGCGTTCGGCTCGTCCTCCTTGAGCCAGATCTCCGTGTCGATCGGCCCCGGGTTCACGATCGCCACGTGGATGTTCGAGCCGGCGAGGTCGCTCCAGAGCCCCTCGCTGAAGGCGTTCATCGCGGCCTTGGAGGCGGCGTACATCGC harbors:
- a CDS encoding SDR family NAD(P)-dependent oxidoreductase; protein product: AMYAASKAAMNAFSEGLWSDLAGSNIHVAIVNPGPIDTEIWLKEDEPNAYHGRKYPPEIVTDAIFEAIERRRYEMTVPRRNPMLVTARFLRLFLPNLLRFGLAKSDPVPAEVVEQARARALRGKRLGDLSEG